Proteins encoded in a region of the Haloarcula sp. CBA1129 genome:
- a CDS encoding RNA polymerase Rpb4 family protein yields MTIFKEKVSEEFLTVAETKEILEDLEMERAAEEDREMRYELKRAIEHVNRFALLDPEESLQLVEELEELEKVDTPTAYKIANLRPLDRDELRAVFAQERYTLDGDELDDIINIVKQYA; encoded by the coding sequence ATGACGATCTTCAAAGAAAAAGTCAGTGAGGAGTTCCTGACGGTCGCGGAGACCAAGGAGATACTCGAAGACCTCGAGATGGAGCGGGCAGCCGAGGAGGACCGCGAGATGCGCTACGAGCTCAAGCGAGCCATCGAGCACGTCAACCGGTTTGCCCTCCTCGACCCCGAGGAGTCGCTGCAACTGGTCGAAGAGCTCGAAGAACTCGAGAAGGTCGACACGCCGACGGCCTACAAGATCGCGAACCTCCGGCCGCTGGACCGCGACGAGCTCCGCGCCGTGTTCGCTCAGGAGCGGTACACGCTCGACGGCGACGAACTCGACGATATCATCAACATCGTCAAGCAGTACGCGTAA
- a CDS encoding 50S ribosomal protein L21e, which yields MPSSNGPLEGTRGKLKNKPRDRGTSPPQRAVEEFDNGEKVHLKIDPSVPNGRFHPRFDGQTGTVEGTQGDAYKVDIVDGGKEKTIIVTAAHLRRQE from the coding sequence ATGCCTAGTTCAAACGGACCTCTCGAAGGAACACGAGGCAAGCTCAAGAACAAGCCCCGCGACCGCGGCACGTCGCCGCCCCAGCGCGCCGTCGAAGAGTTCGACAACGGCGAGAAAGTCCACCTCAAGATCGACCCGTCCGTGCCCAACGGCCGCTTCCACCCGCGGTTCGACGGCCAGACCGGAACCGTCGAAGGGACGCAGGGTGACGCGTACAAGGTCGACATTGTCGACGGTGGCAAGGAAAAGACCATCATCGTCACCGCTGCGCACCTGCGCCGGCAAGAATGA
- a CDS encoding elongation factor 1-beta, translating to MGKVAAKIKVMPESPEVDLDDLQERLEGVLPEGTKINGFEREDVAFGLVALTPTVIVPDDTGGTEAVEEAFANVDDVESVSVESTGRL from the coding sequence ATGGGGAAAGTAGCAGCCAAGATCAAGGTCATGCCGGAGAGCCCCGAAGTCGACCTCGACGACCTGCAGGAGCGTCTCGAGGGCGTGCTTCCGGAAGGAACGAAGATCAACGGGTTCGAGCGCGAGGACGTCGCCTTCGGCCTCGTCGCGCTGACGCCGACGGTCATCGTCCCTGACGACACTGGCGGCACGGAAGCCGTCGAAGAGGCCTTTGCGAACGTCGACGACGTCGAGTCGGTCTCCGTCGAGAGCACCGGTCGCCTGTAA
- a CDS encoding HVO_2753 family zinc finger protein: MSESQQKQARKCVSCGINIAGTNAAAFKCPDCGQQIYRCATCRKQSNLYKCPDCGFMGP, translated from the coding sequence ATGAGCGAGAGCCAACAGAAACAGGCGCGCAAGTGCGTCTCGTGTGGCATCAACATCGCCGGCACGAACGCCGCTGCGTTCAAGTGCCCGGACTGTGGTCAGCAGATCTACCGCTGTGCCACCTGCCGCAAGCAGAGCAACCTCTACAAGTGCCCGGACTGCGGCTTCATGGGGCCATAA
- a CDS encoding DUF2391 domain-containing protein, which produces MSETDRPPVELGDEDDEFATLFDELEELEQLVDSEDERQQVRDAMRAAADSQDHEAATFGRVVWGFGRSDLAEALLGSLLFGIPMAVEGGTVDAGLHIAQHPLYLAATVVIAIGLVISILYVADFQDVRVANPIFGLIPRRLVGVTGTALVVSVALLTGWGLVEWSSDPVVVYESACICAVAFVPMAIGAALGDILPGN; this is translated from the coding sequence ATGAGTGAAACTGATCGACCTCCGGTCGAGTTGGGCGACGAAGACGACGAGTTCGCGACGCTGTTCGACGAACTCGAAGAACTGGAGCAGCTCGTCGACTCCGAGGACGAGCGACAGCAGGTCCGGGACGCGATGCGTGCGGCCGCGGACTCCCAAGACCACGAGGCCGCGACCTTCGGCCGGGTCGTCTGGGGCTTCGGTCGGTCCGACCTCGCGGAGGCACTGCTTGGCTCACTGCTGTTCGGGATTCCGATGGCTGTCGAGGGCGGGACGGTCGACGCCGGCTTGCACATCGCCCAGCACCCGCTGTACCTTGCCGCGACAGTGGTCATCGCCATCGGGCTAGTCATCTCGATTCTATACGTTGCCGACTTTCAGGACGTTCGTGTGGCGAACCCGATTTTCGGACTCATCCCGCGGCGACTCGTCGGCGTCACCGGGACGGCACTCGTCGTCTCCGTCGCGCTGCTTACCGGCTGGGGGCTAGTCGAGTGGTCGTCTGACCCCGTAGTCGTCTACGAGTCTGCCTGCATCTGTGCCGTGGCGTTCGTCCCGATGGCAATCGGCGCTGCGCTCGGTGACATCCTGCCCGGGAACTAG
- a CDS encoding 3-hydroxyacyl-CoA dehydrogenase family protein — protein sequence MIVAVLGTGQRGRDIAQRCVRAGHAVRLRGTDATDVMDRVDDIRRALNGDVSAGIDGTTGLESAVSGSDIVIDATDGGTDAHREVVAETETMVEAETLIAVSDTSLSVTAVATGLRNPGRAVGLNLVDPPDGAIAEVVIAEQTTAATRDRVAGFVESLDASPVIVRDTPGFAALRLELATIAEAVRMVEDGVAGVRDIDQTFERGDSNRDGPLVRADRHGLETVLTALENLADRLDERFEPPALLRQKVDDGQRGAVAGEGFYVWENGTPTTGAEPDPEVPTRDSESDRR from the coding sequence ATGATTGTGGCCGTACTCGGGACCGGGCAACGGGGGCGGGATATCGCACAGCGCTGTGTCCGCGCGGGCCACGCGGTGCGCCTTCGCGGGACGGACGCGACCGACGTGATGGACCGGGTTGACGATATCAGACGCGCGCTCAACGGGGACGTGTCGGCCGGTATCGACGGGACTACTGGACTCGAAAGCGCCGTCAGCGGCAGCGATATCGTCATCGACGCAACCGATGGTGGGACAGACGCCCATCGAGAGGTCGTCGCCGAAACGGAGACGATGGTCGAGGCGGAGACGCTGATTGCCGTCAGCGACACATCGCTGTCGGTGACTGCGGTGGCGACCGGACTGCGAAACCCCGGCCGGGCTGTCGGCCTCAACCTCGTTGACCCGCCGGATGGGGCTATCGCCGAGGTTGTCATCGCCGAGCAGACGACGGCGGCGACCCGCGATCGAGTCGCCGGCTTCGTCGAAAGTCTGGACGCGTCGCCGGTCATCGTCCGCGACACGCCGGGGTTTGCCGCGCTACGCCTCGAACTCGCGACCATCGCCGAAGCTGTTCGGATGGTGGAAGACGGCGTCGCCGGAGTTCGCGACATCGACCAGACGTTCGAGCGTGGTGATTCGAACCGCGACGGGCCGCTCGTCCGCGCCGACAGGCACGGGCTCGAAACGGTGCTGACGGCGCTCGAAAATCTCGCCGACCGGCTCGACGAGCGGTTCGAACCGCCAGCATTGCTCCGTCAGAAGGTCGACGACGGACAGCGAGGCGCTGTCGCTGGCGAGGGGTTCTACGTCTGGGAAAACGGCACCCCCACGACCGGTGCCGAACCGGACCCAGAAGTACCGACGCGAGACAGCGAATCTGACCGACGATGA
- a CDS encoding sugar phosphate isomerase/epimerase: MDIGVLTVPLGGQSLDEALAYLDDLGVDAVELGCGGFPGDDHLDRQVYLDNKEKQAELEALLDEHDLRVSALATHNNPLHPDDERAAEADRELREAIRLADQLDVNTVTGFSGLPAGGPDDEVPNWITAPWPTEHADAHEYQWRVADEYWSDLAAHAGAHDVDVAIEMHPNMLVYEPRGLLELRQRTNDRIGANFDPSHLYWQGIDVTEAIRLLGEHDAIHHFHAKDTKVYESNAREKGVLDTAPYTDEADRSWLFRSIGYGHGESHWKDVVSTLRMVGYDGALSIEHEDSLTSAREGLEKAVDVLDRAVFETQPGDAYWAE; the protein is encoded by the coding sequence ATGGACATCGGTGTACTAACCGTTCCCCTCGGCGGACAGTCGCTCGATGAGGCACTGGCGTACCTCGACGATCTGGGCGTCGATGCGGTCGAGCTGGGGTGTGGCGGCTTCCCCGGCGACGACCACCTCGACCGTCAGGTGTATCTCGACAACAAGGAGAAGCAGGCCGAGCTGGAGGCGCTTCTCGACGAGCACGACCTCCGAGTGAGCGCGCTAGCGACCCATAATAATCCGCTCCATCCCGACGACGAGCGAGCCGCCGAGGCCGACCGGGAACTCCGGGAAGCGATTCGGCTGGCCGACCAGCTCGACGTGAACACCGTCACGGGCTTTTCCGGCCTACCCGCCGGCGGTCCTGACGACGAAGTTCCGAACTGGATTACCGCGCCGTGGCCGACCGAACACGCCGACGCCCACGAGTACCAGTGGCGCGTCGCCGACGAGTACTGGTCGGACCTCGCGGCCCACGCGGGCGCACACGATGTGGATGTCGCCATCGAAATGCATCCCAATATGTTGGTGTACGAACCCCGCGGTCTGCTCGAACTGCGCCAGCGGACGAACGACCGCATCGGCGCGAACTTCGACCCGTCGCATCTGTACTGGCAGGGCATCGACGTGACCGAGGCTATCCGCCTGCTCGGCGAACACGACGCCATCCATCACTTCCACGCCAAGGACACGAAGGTGTACGAGTCGAACGCTCGGGAGAAGGGCGTGCTGGACACTGCGCCGTATACGGACGAAGCGGACCGGTCGTGGCTGTTTCGCTCCATCGGCTACGGCCACGGGGAGTCCCACTGGAAGGACGTGGTGTCGACGCTGCGGATGGTCGGCTACGACGGCGCGCTCTCTATCGAACACGAGGACTCGCTCACCAGCGCCCGCGAGGGGCTGGAGAAGGCCGTCGACGTGCTTGACCGCGCTGTCTTTGAGACCCAGCCCGGCGACGCCTACTGGGCAGAGTGA
- a CDS encoding TIGR00266 family protein — MDIELTHKPSYTHVRADLDSGESILAEPGAMVSHSPTIEIETTTSRDGLLSSAKSMLGGESLLANEFTAQGGSGTVTLAPPTPGDVHHHELTGETLYAVDGAFLASDPDIDIDSEFGGVKSLLAGASITPLALKGTGNVLIEAFGGLETVELDAGESYTIDNDHVVAWEESVKFDAHRVGGLKSTLLSGEGLVMDFTGPGTVWYQTRGLDSFTSAIADALPGTGDNDGDASGLDDFI; from the coding sequence ATGGACATCGAACTTACACACAAGCCCTCGTACACGCACGTCCGCGCCGACCTCGACAGCGGCGAATCGATACTCGCCGAACCCGGCGCGATGGTCAGCCACTCGCCAACCATCGAAATCGAAACGACGACCAGCCGAGACGGCCTCCTCAGCTCCGCCAAATCGATGCTCGGCGGCGAGTCGCTGCTCGCAAACGAGTTCACGGCCCAAGGTGGCTCCGGCACTGTCACCCTCGCGCCGCCGACGCCCGGCGACGTGCATCATCACGAACTCACCGGTGAGACGCTGTACGCCGTCGACGGGGCCTTCCTCGCGTCCGACCCCGACATCGATATCGACTCGGAGTTCGGCGGTGTCAAGTCGCTACTGGCCGGCGCGAGCATCACGCCGTTGGCGCTGAAAGGGACCGGGAACGTCCTCATCGAGGCCTTCGGCGGGCTGGAAACTGTCGAGCTCGACGCCGGCGAGTCCTACACAATCGACAACGACCACGTCGTCGCTTGGGAGGAGTCAGTCAAGTTTGACGCCCACCGTGTTGGCGGCCTCAAGTCGACGCTACTCAGCGGCGAGGGCCTCGTGATGGACTTCACCGGTCCCGGAACGGTCTGGTATCAGACGCGCGGTCTCGACTCGTTCACATCGGCTATCGCTGATGCGTTGCCCGGAACGGGTGACAACGACGGCGACGCGTCCGGTCTGGACGACTTCATCTGA
- a CDS encoding cyclic nucleotide-binding/CBS domain-containing protein translates to MATETTVRIEDIMSTPLETISADETVKAAATQMQAQNINGIFVPGAQAGIITTTDIVDAVAAGKDLSSATVGDVMTSPVERVTTSLELGEAAAMMTTYDIKHLPVIDEHQDYVGMVSSTDITQALS, encoded by the coding sequence ATGGCCACTGAAACCACCGTCCGCATCGAGGACATCATGTCGACGCCGTTAGAGACGATTTCCGCCGACGAAACCGTCAAAGCGGCCGCGACGCAGATGCAAGCGCAGAACATCAACGGTATCTTCGTTCCGGGGGCGCAGGCGGGTATCATCACGACCACCGATATTGTCGACGCCGTCGCGGCCGGGAAGGATCTCTCGTCAGCGACTGTGGGCGACGTGATGACCTCGCCGGTCGAGCGGGTGACGACCTCGCTCGAACTGGGCGAGGCCGCCGCGATGATGACGACCTACGACATCAAACACCTCCCGGTCATCGACGAGCATCAGGACTACGTCGGCATGGTGTCCTCGACGGATATCACGCAAGCGCTCTCCTAA
- a CDS encoding Gfo/Idh/MocA family protein has product MTLDIGMLGYRFMGKAHANALDRLPMFFPEAPAVNKDVLVGRDEDALAEAADQFGFDRTATDWQDIVDEVDVFYNLGPNHVHAEPSIAALAAGTPTFCEKPLAPTLDTAEEMAQAAADAGVPAGAAFNYRFVPAIQYAKGLIDDGELGEIHHFRGQYLQDWLVDPDAPWSWRNDAEMAGSGALGDLGSHTVDLARFLLGDAAGEITDVSGHLRTFTEERPVEGSEDTRPVTVDDAYSAQIEFENGAMGTLEASRVANGHKNAHTIEIEGSKGAVKFDLERLNELQVLTEGDRGFQQVLVTDADDPYVDHWWPPGHVIGWEHTFVHENYEFLSAVAEGGEQEPSFADGLAAQRVLDAIERSDERGEWVSL; this is encoded by the coding sequence ATGACCCTTGACATCGGCATGCTCGGCTACCGCTTCATGGGCAAAGCCCACGCGAACGCACTGGACCGCCTGCCCATGTTCTTCCCCGAAGCACCGGCTGTCAACAAAGACGTGCTCGTCGGGCGCGACGAGGACGCGCTGGCCGAGGCAGCCGACCAGTTCGGCTTCGACCGGACCGCGACGGACTGGCAGGACATCGTCGACGAGGTGGACGTGTTCTACAACCTCGGCCCGAACCACGTCCACGCCGAGCCGTCCATCGCGGCGCTTGCGGCCGGCACGCCGACGTTCTGTGAGAAACCGCTTGCGCCCACGCTCGACACGGCCGAGGAAATGGCTCAGGCCGCCGCCGACGCTGGCGTGCCCGCTGGCGCGGCGTTCAATTACCGTTTCGTCCCGGCGATCCAGTACGCGAAGGGACTCATCGACGACGGGGAGCTCGGCGAAATTCACCACTTCCGCGGCCAGTACCTCCAAGACTGGCTGGTCGACCCCGACGCGCCGTGGTCTTGGCGCAACGACGCGGAGATGGCTGGCAGCGGGGCACTGGGCGACCTCGGTTCGCACACGGTTGATCTGGCGCGGTTCCTACTCGGCGACGCCGCCGGGGAGATAACTGACGTGAGCGGCCACCTCCGGACATTCACCGAGGAGCGCCCAGTGGAGGGGAGCGAGGACACGCGCCCGGTGACCGTCGACGACGCCTACAGCGCTCAGATCGAGTTCGAAAACGGCGCAATGGGAACGCTGGAGGCCTCCCGCGTCGCCAACGGCCACAAGAACGCCCACACCATCGAAATCGAAGGGTCGAAGGGCGCGGTGAAGTTCGACCTCGAACGCCTGAACGAGCTGCAGGTGCTCACCGAAGGCGACCGGGGCTTCCAGCAGGTGCTCGTCACGGACGCCGACGACCCGTACGTCGACCACTGGTGGCCCCCGGGCCACGTCATCGGCTGGGAGCACACGTTCGTCCACGAGAACTACGAGTTCCTCTCGGCCGTCGCCGAGGGTGGCGAACAAGAGCCGTCCTTCGCTGACGGACTCGCCGCACAGCGTGTCCTCGACGCCATCGAACGGAGCGACGAACGCGGCGAGTGGGTCAGCCTCTAA
- a CDS encoding redox-regulated ATPase YchF, which produces MISIALAGKPNAGKSTFYKAATMADVDVGNYPFTTIDANRGVSHVRTECPCLDREERCGDDNCRDGKRYVPVELIDVAGLVPGAHEGRGLGNQFLDELSTADVILNVVDASGGTDAEGEPVEVGEHDPVEDVHFIEEEMDLWLASIVERNWESIERQSRSPDFKLDESLVDMLAGVGASELDVARTLRDLEYPEDPIAWSDEHREALATEIRQRTKPLVVVANKADIAPEENIEALQEAADVVVSATADGELALRNAAEAGVIDYDPGDPDFDIVGDVSDQQREGLNRIRGIMGEYGGTGVQGALDTAVYDLLDHLTAYPVQNETHWTDGQENVLPDAFLLRRGATPKDLAYAVHSDIGDGYIHAVDARENRRISDETELEEGSVIKIVSDAN; this is translated from the coding sequence ATGATATCTATCGCACTGGCCGGCAAACCGAACGCCGGCAAGTCTACTTTCTACAAGGCGGCGACGATGGCCGACGTCGACGTCGGGAACTACCCGTTCACGACCATCGACGCCAACCGCGGCGTCAGCCACGTCCGAACGGAGTGCCCCTGTCTCGACCGAGAGGAGCGCTGTGGCGACGACAACTGCCGGGACGGGAAGCGCTACGTCCCGGTGGAACTCATCGACGTGGCCGGTCTGGTTCCCGGCGCACACGAGGGGCGCGGTCTCGGGAACCAGTTCCTCGACGAGCTATCGACGGCCGATGTCATCCTCAACGTCGTCGACGCCTCCGGCGGGACCGACGCCGAGGGCGAACCCGTCGAGGTCGGCGAGCACGACCCTGTCGAGGACGTTCACTTTATCGAGGAGGAGATGGACCTGTGGCTCGCCAGCATCGTCGAGCGCAACTGGGAGTCCATCGAACGGCAGTCCCGCTCGCCGGATTTCAAGCTCGATGAGTCGCTCGTCGATATGCTGGCCGGCGTCGGAGCCTCGGAACTCGACGTGGCGCGGACGCTGCGGGACTTGGAGTACCCCGAGGACCCCATTGCATGGTCCGACGAGCACCGCGAGGCGCTGGCGACGGAGATCCGTCAGCGAACGAAACCACTCGTCGTCGTCGCGAACAAGGCCGACATCGCGCCGGAAGAGAATATCGAGGCCCTGCAGGAGGCTGCCGACGTGGTCGTCTCCGCGACGGCCGACGGCGAACTCGCCCTGCGCAACGCCGCGGAGGCCGGCGTCATCGACTACGACCCCGGCGACCCGGACTTCGATATCGTCGGCGACGTGAGCGACCAGCAACGCGAAGGACTGAACCGCATCCGCGGCATCATGGGGGAGTACGGTGGTACCGGCGTTCAGGGTGCGCTGGATACCGCCGTCTACGACCTGCTGGACCACCTGACGGCCTACCCTGTCCAGAACGAAACGCACTGGACTGACGGGCAGGAGAACGTCCTCCCCGACGCGTTCTTGCTGCGCCGCGGCGCGACGCCCAAGGACCTCGCCTACGCCGTCCACTCGGATATCGGCGACGGCTACATCCACGCCGTCGACGCCCGCGAGAACCGCCGTATCAGCGACGAAACGGAACTCGAAGAAGGGTCGGTCATCAAAATCGTCAGCGACGCGAACTGA
- the hisD gene encoding histidinol dehydrogenase — protein sequence MNVRTIADLGPDERAAFFDRDAGVDAVRDDVADIVTQVHEEGDVALRRFAEEFDDVSVGNIDITDAAERAYEEIDDEVRDAIEDAAANIRAFHEQQVPEDWRGDFEGRELGRRYRPLDSAGVYAPGGTAAYPSSALMGVIPAKVAGVEHVAVATPPADEVNPVTLAAIHVAGADAVYQVGGAQAIAALAYGTETVSATDIVVGPGNRWVTAAKAEVRGDVAIDFLAGPSEIMVVADGDADPNLVAADLVAQAEHDENASVVAVTDDEALAEKVAAAVDEQADGREREAVIRAALDNDASGILHARSMSEAVLFAEEYAAEHLSIQAADDEALLERIPSAGSVFLGPYSPVAAGDYATGTNHVLPTGGSARVTGGLSVDTFVRSTTVQRLSEDSLDDIADTITTLAEAEGLEAHAESVRKRFEE from the coding sequence ATGAACGTACGGACGATAGCCGATCTGGGCCCCGACGAGCGGGCCGCCTTCTTCGACCGCGACGCCGGCGTGGATGCTGTCAGAGACGACGTGGCCGACATCGTCACACAGGTCCACGAGGAGGGTGATGTGGCCCTCCGACGCTTCGCCGAGGAGTTCGACGACGTCTCAGTAGGCAATATCGACATCACCGACGCCGCCGAGCGGGCCTACGAGGAAATCGACGACGAGGTTCGGGACGCCATCGAGGACGCCGCGGCGAACATCCGCGCGTTCCACGAGCAACAGGTCCCCGAGGACTGGCGCGGCGACTTCGAGGGGCGGGAACTGGGCCGTCGCTACCGGCCGCTTGACAGCGCCGGCGTGTACGCGCCCGGCGGGACCGCAGCCTACCCTTCGAGCGCGCTGATGGGCGTCATCCCGGCGAAGGTCGCTGGCGTCGAACACGTCGCTGTCGCCACCCCACCGGCCGACGAGGTCAATCCCGTGACGCTGGCGGCTATCCACGTCGCCGGGGCCGACGCCGTCTATCAGGTCGGCGGCGCACAGGCCATCGCGGCGCTGGCCTACGGAACTGAAACCGTGAGCGCGACGGACATCGTCGTCGGCCCGGGCAACCGCTGGGTCACGGCGGCGAAAGCCGAGGTCCGCGGCGATGTGGCTATCGACTTCCTCGCCGGCCCCTCCGAAATCATGGTCGTCGCCGACGGCGACGCGGACCCGAATTTGGTCGCGGCCGACCTCGTCGCACAGGCCGAACACGACGAGAACGCCTCGGTCGTCGCCGTTACTGACGACGAGGCACTCGCCGAGAAAGTCGCGGCCGCCGTCGACGAGCAGGCCGACGGCCGGGAGCGCGAGGCGGTCATCCGCGCCGCGCTCGACAACGATGCCTCCGGCATCTTGCACGCTCGTTCGATGAGCGAAGCGGTCCTCTTCGCCGAGGAGTACGCCGCCGAACACCTCTCGATTCAGGCCGCCGACGACGAGGCCTTGCTGGAGCGAATCCCCTCCGCTGGGTCCGTGTTCCTCGGCCCGTACAGCCCTGTTGCGGCCGGCGATTACGCTACCGGGACGAACCACGTCCTCCCGACCGGCGGGAGCGCGCGGGTCACCGGCGGTCTCTCCGTGGACACGTTCGTCCGGTCGACGACAGTCCAACGGCTCTCCGAGGACTCGCTTGACGATATTGCGGACACGATTACGACGCTCGCCGAAGCAGAGGGACTGGAAGCCCACGCTGAGAGCGTCCGCAAGCGGTTCGAGGAGTAA
- a CDS encoding iron-sulfur cluster assembly accessory protein encodes MSSTADDGDPNLGGEDVAVTEQAAGEALDLLESEGMDVEESGLRLYVQQGGCAGLSYGMRFEHAPEEDDEVFERNGLRVFVDDASIDYIEGSVLDYEGGLQGAGFHVQNPNVVSECGCGESFRT; translated from the coding sequence ATGAGCAGCACAGCGGACGACGGCGACCCGAACCTCGGGGGCGAGGACGTGGCCGTCACCGAGCAGGCAGCGGGAGAGGCACTGGACCTCCTCGAAAGCGAGGGAATGGATGTCGAGGAATCCGGACTTCGCTTATACGTCCAGCAGGGCGGCTGTGCCGGCCTCTCATACGGGATGCGGTTCGAACACGCACCCGAAGAAGACGATGAAGTGTTCGAGCGCAACGGGCTCCGTGTGTTCGTCGACGACGCCAGCATCGACTACATCGAGGGATCGGTGCTGGACTACGAGGGCGGCCTGCAGGGGGCCGGGTTCCACGTCCAGAACCCGAACGTAGTCAGCGAATGCGGCTGTGGCGAGTCCTTCCGGACGTAG
- a CDS encoding dodecin — protein MVFKKITLIGTSPESFDKAADDAIERAEATLDNLKWVEVEELGVEIAGVDGREYQAEVVVAFELEE, from the coding sequence ATGGTTTTCAAAAAGATCACACTCATCGGGACCAGTCCGGAAAGCTTCGACAAAGCCGCTGACGACGCCATCGAGCGTGCGGAGGCGACACTGGACAATCTCAAATGGGTCGAAGTGGAGGAACTCGGCGTCGAAATCGCCGGCGTCGACGGCCGCGAGTATCAGGCCGAAGTCGTCGTGGCGTTCGAACTCGAAGAGTAG
- a CDS encoding metal-dependent hydrolase, producing the protein MFVGHALFAFALGALAAWWLGLSRERAVQLGVVAGLFAAAPDVDIVYAPFGLLVGAAENLTADGFWETANVVHRGPTHSLVLGVVLAVTAGLWATDSRAARLASLSVGVALTVLTGVLSGPIAGLVMLVFVLAVLGVATVAQSREISPRTVTGLALLGLLTHPFGDLFTGGPPPFLYPFDVTLVAERVLLHPDPTTHLLAAFAIELATVWLAVWTYVHLRGYTLTELVRPRAALGLGYGAAVLFLPAPTLERSAHFVFSVLALGVVGAPTRPFSDDVDWLETIVTGLAAVTIAALAYAMAYGAI; encoded by the coding sequence ATGTTCGTCGGGCACGCGCTGTTTGCGTTCGCCCTCGGGGCCCTCGCCGCGTGGTGGCTGGGACTCTCCCGCGAGCGAGCGGTCCAGTTGGGCGTCGTTGCCGGCCTGTTCGCCGCAGCTCCTGACGTTGACATCGTCTACGCCCCGTTCGGGCTGCTCGTCGGGGCCGCCGAGAACCTGACGGCGGACGGATTCTGGGAGACGGCGAACGTCGTCCACCGCGGGCCGACGCACTCGCTCGTGCTGGGGGTCGTACTCGCAGTCACGGCCGGCCTCTGGGCAACTGACTCACGGGCCGCGCGACTTGCATCACTGTCCGTCGGCGTCGCACTGACTGTTCTTACTGGCGTTCTCAGCGGTCCTATCGCCGGACTCGTGATGCTCGTGTTCGTCCTAGCTGTGCTCGGTGTCGCCACAGTGGCACAGTCCCGTGAGATCAGCCCTCGGACGGTGACCGGGCTGGCGCTACTGGGACTGCTTACCCACCCGTTCGGTGATCTCTTCACCGGCGGCCCGCCGCCGTTCCTGTACCCCTTCGACGTGACGCTCGTCGCCGAGCGGGTGCTGCTCCACCCCGACCCGACCACGCACCTTCTGGCGGCGTTCGCTATCGAGCTGGCGACGGTCTGGCTCGCCGTCTGGACGTACGTCCACCTCCGCGGATACACGCTGACCGAACTCGTCCGACCCCGAGCCGCGCTGGGACTCGGCTACGGGGCGGCCGTCCTGTTCCTGCCAGCGCCGACGCTCGAACGGTCGGCGCACTTCGTGTTCAGCGTCCTCGCACTGGGCGTCGTCGGGGCGCCGACTCGACCCTTCAGTGATGACGTCGACTGGCTGGAAACGATCGTGACAGGCCTAGCAGCGGTAACCATCGCTGCGCTCGCGTATGCCATGGCGTATGGGGCTATCTGA
- a CDS encoding mechanosensitive ion channel domain-containing protein, whose amino-acid sequence MQVGVINRALEQLVTNVVDALPRLITGVVFLAVAAVGIKAIMFVVRAVLKRSLPGESPVYRQFLAVIVLAFLWFGVALSFLSIVGLTAIAASLGTATGFLALGVSYALSEMIKDAVAGVYLLRDPDFNPGDTVKAGDTTGEVAAIELRKTRFRVDGDTVVRANAAIEERWTKVGSES is encoded by the coding sequence GTGCAAGTCGGTGTCATCAATCGAGCGCTCGAACAGCTAGTCACAAACGTCGTCGACGCGCTCCCGCGCCTCATAACCGGTGTCGTCTTTCTCGCGGTCGCTGCCGTCGGCATCAAAGCTATCATGTTCGTCGTGCGAGCAGTCCTGAAGCGGTCGCTGCCCGGCGAATCGCCGGTCTATCGGCAGTTTCTCGCGGTCATCGTCCTCGCGTTCCTGTGGTTTGGTGTGGCGCTGTCCTTCCTCTCTATCGTCGGCCTGACCGCCATCGCCGCCTCGCTGGGCACGGCGACGGGGTTCCTCGCGCTCGGCGTCTCCTACGCGCTCTCGGAGATGATCAAGGACGCCGTGGCCGGCGTCTACCTCCTCCGGGACCCCGACTTCAATCCCGGCGACACTGTCAAAGCCGGCGACACCACCGGTGAGGTAGCCGCTATCGAACTCCGAAAGACGCGGTTCCGGGTCGACGGCGATACTGTCGTCAGAGCCAACGCGGCCATCGAAGAACGCTGGACGAAAGTCGGATCCGAGTCCTGA